The Thioalkalivibrio sulfidiphilus HL-EbGr7 genome includes the window CGTGCCGCTCACCGCCCACGACGTGGTGTTCACCTGGGCCTTCATCATGAACGAGGCCATCGCCGCGCCCCGTTCCCGGGCCTACCTGGAGAAGCTGGAGAAGGTGGAGGCCCTGGATGATCACACCGTGGCCTTCACCTTTGCCGAGCCCTACTTCAACAGCCTGTCCCTGGCCGGCGGCCTGGAGATCATGCCGAGGCATTTCTACGCGCGTTTTCTGGACGATCCCGAGGCCTTCAACCGTTCCCGCGGCCTGCTGCTGGGTTCCGGCCCCTACCGGCTGTCCGACCCCGAGGGCTGGACTCCGGACCAGGGCCTGGTGGAGCTGGTGCGCAATCCGCGCTACTGGGGGCCGGTGGATCCGCCCTTCAACCGGGTGCTCTGGCGTGTCATCGAGAACGACAGCGCCCGCCTGACCACCTTCCGCAACGGCGAGATCGACGCCTACGGCGCACGTCCCCGTGAGTACCAGCGCCTGCTGGAGGACGAACAGTTGCGCAGCCGCACCCGGCACTTCGAGTACATGAGCCCCACCGCCGGCTACAACTACATCGGCTGGAACCAGGAGCGGGACGGGCGTGCAACCCGCTTCGCCGATCCTCGGGTGCGCCAGGCCATGAGCCACCTCACGCCGATCGAGCGCATCATCGACGAGATCATGCTGGGCTATGCGGAGCCGGCGGTCAGCCCCTTCAACCCCCGCAGCCCGCAGCACGACACGAGCCTCGAACCCTATGCCTTCGACATCGAGCGGGCCACGCAGCTGCTGCACGAGGCGGGCTACCGCAGCCGCAACCGTGACGGCATCCTGGTGGACGAACAGGGCAGGCCATTCGAGTTCGAGCTGGTGTTCTTCCAGGACAACGAGGACACCCGGCGCATCGTGCTGTTCCTGCGCGACATCTACGCCCGGGCCGGTATCCTGCTGCGTCCGCGGCCCACGGAGTGGTCGGTGATGCTGGACCTGCTCACCCGCAAGGACTTCGACGCCATCACCCTGGGCTGGACCAGCGGCGTGGAGACCGACATCTACCAGATGTTCCACTCCAGCCAGACCGTGGCCGGCGGCGACAACTTCATCAACTACCGCAACCCGGAACTGGACCGGCTCATCGACCAGGCCCGGGCCGAGGTGGACGAGGCCGCGCGCATGGCACTCTGGCAGCAGGTCGAGCGCATCCTGTACGAGGATCAGCCCTACACCTTCCTCATGCGCCGCCAGACGCTCGCCTTCATCGACCAGCGCCTGCACAACCTGCAGATCACCAATCTGGGCCTGAATCTCGGTGCGGTGCCCGTGGAGACCTATGTGCCAGCGGATATGCAGAGGTACACGAGATGATTCAGATTCAAAATTCAAAATTCAAAATTCAAAGTTTGATGGTGACGTTGCAATCTCGAGGTGTGCGCGATGGCCAGCAGCATGCCCTTTGAATCTTGAACTTTGAATCTTGAATTGCCTTTCCCGTGACCACCTATATCCTGCGTCGCCTGCTGCTCATGTTCCCCACCCTGCTGGGGATCACGCTCGTGGTGTTCGTGGTCATGGCCGCGGCCCCCGGCGGCATCAGTGCCCAGGCCCTGGTGGACGGCCTGAACCTGGAGCCCCAGGCCAAGAAGGCCCTGGAGGACTACTACAATCGCCGCTACGGACTGGATCAGCCGGCGCCGGTGCAGTACCTGCGCTGGTTGAACAACGTCTCGCCGGTGGGTTTCCAGATCGACGAGACCACCGGCGAGCTGGGACGCTTCTCCTTCTTCAAGGGCTCTGACCTGGGCATGAGTTTTCGCTACGGGCGCCCGGTGATGGATCTGATCGCCGAGCGCCTGCCCATCACCCTGCTGCTCAACGTCGTCTCCATTCCCATCATCTACGTCATCGCCATCGCCGTGGGGGTGCATGCCGCCACCCGCCGGGGCAGCAGCTTCGATGTCAGTTCCAGCGTGGTGATGCTCGGGCTGTGGTCGGTGCCCACCATGCTGGCGGGCGTGCTGCTGATCGGTTTCTTCGCCTCGGACCAGTTCTGGCGCTGGTTCCCCACCGCCGGCATCAGCCGGCGCGAGGCCCTGGACATGCCCTTCCTGCCCCACTGGGGCAGCCTGGGCGAGGTGTTGTTGCTGTTCCTGGCGGTGGGGCTTTGCGCCGCGCTGCTGGTGTGGCTCAGCCTGCGCGGCACGGCACGCCTGCGCATGGCGCTGCTCGGCGCGCTGGGCGCCGGGGCCGGCGTGGTCATGGCCGGGCAGGTGAGCGAGGGCTTCAGTGCGACTCAGGTCGTGCTGGCGCTGCTGGTGGGCGCCGCCTTCGCGGGCATCGGCTGGAGCGGTTTCCAGGCGCTGCGCACCGTCACCATGGGGCTCATCGGCGTGATCCTGGGCATCCTGCTGGTGGCGCAGTTCTTCCCCGGCGAGTTCGTGCGCGGCTTCCTGCTGGACCGGCTCTGGCACCTGGTGCTGCCGGTGATCTGCCTGTCCTACGGTGGCTTCGCCTTCCTGGCCAAGCTGACCCGCTCCTCGGTGCTGGAGAACCTGCTGGCCGACTATGCCCGCACCGCCCGGGCCAAGGGCGTATCGGAAAGCGATGTGTTGTGGAAGCACGTGTTTCGCAATTCCCTGCTGCCCCTGATCACCGTCTCCGCCACTCTCCTGCCCAGCCTGCTGGCGGGCTCGGTGATCGTGGAGACCATCTTCAGCATCGACGGCATGGGCAAGCTGGCGGTGGAGGCGGTGCGCGGCCGCGACCGGGAGCTGGTGCTCTCGGTGACGCTCATCAGCGGCCTGCTGACCCTGGCCGGCTACCTGCTGGCGGATCTCTGCTACGCCATCGTGGACCCGCGGGTGAGCTATGACTGAGTCGCTCGCCACCGCCAAGCCCGCCTCTCTCGCGCCCCGGCGCAGCTACAGCGCTCAGGTGTTGCGCGAGGTGTTCCTGCGCTGGGGTGCCCGGGTGGGGCTCGCCTGGATCCTGGTGCTGGTGGGCGTGTCGGTGTTCGCGCCCTTCATCGCCACCAGTCATCCCCTGCTGCTCTCCGAGGGCGGGCGGCTCTTCAGCCCCGCCCTGCGCCACCTGACGCCGGCGGACGTCACCATCATGGCGGTGTTCCTGGCGGCGGTGGCGGTGCTGTTCTGGCGGGTGGCGTTCCGCAAGCGCCTGGCAGTGGTCCTTGGCGTGCTGGCGCTGAGCGCGACGCTCAGCTACAGCCTGATCACGCCGCCCTCCCTGGTGATCTTCGAGCAGTACCGGGAGGCGGAGGCCGCCGGGCAGTATGACTGGGTGTGGCGTGCGCCGATTCCCTATTCCCCCAAGGACTACCTGCGTGATTTCGGCGACACCGGCCTCGAGGCCCCGCTCGAGAGTGCCGAGCGGCGCCACTGGCTGGGCACGGAGGAGAACGGCGCAGACGTGCTCTCACGCATGATCCACGCCTCGCGCATCGCCCTGGCCATCGGCTTCATCGCCACGGGCATCGCGCTCGGCATCGGCGTGATCATCGGCGGCCTGATGGGCTACTTCTCCGGCATCGTGGACATCATCGGCATGCGCCTGGTGGAGATCTTCGAGGCCATCCCCACGCTGTTCCTGCTGCTCACCTTCGTGGCCTTCTTCGGTCGCAGCCTGTACATGATGATGATCATCATCGGCATCACCTCCTGGTCGGGCTATGCCCGCTACGTGCGCGCCGAATTCCTCAAGCTGCGCCAGCAGGAATACGTACAGGCGGCGGTGGCCTGCGGCCTGCCGCTGCGCTCCATCCTGTTCCGCCACATGCTGCCCAACGGCGCCGCGCCCATCCTGGTGGCGGCAAGCTTCGGTGTGGCCTCCGCCATCCTCGCCGAGGCGACGCTGAGCTTCCTGGGCCTGGGCCTGGTGGACGATCCCTCCTGGGGCCAGATGCTCAACCAGGCAGTGCAGTCCTCCACCTTCAACTGGTGGATGGCGGCCTTCCCGGGCGGCGCCATCTTCCTCACGGTGTTCGCCTACAACCTGGTGGGCGAATCCCTGCGCGACGCGCTGGATCCGCATTTGAAGAAGAGCATCTAAACAGTCAACCGTATTTGACGCAGAGCACGCAAAGACGCAGAGAACGCAAAAGACCACAGGCAATCATGCGGGATCATTGGAGTAGTCTTTACTCGACATGAGATAAACGATGAGGCTATGTATGACCGATCTTTCCTTTGCGCCCTCTGCGTCTCCGCGTACTCTGCGTTAATGACATGGTATGTAGATCTAAGGCCCTTACATGCTGCTTGAAGTGAAAAATCTCCAGACCCATCTGCGTGCCGGCGGGGAGACCGTCAAGGCGGTGGATGACGTGAGCTTTCACATCGAGCGGGGCGAGACCTTCTGCCTGGTGGGGGAGTCGGGCAGCGGCAAGTCGGTCTCGGCCCTGTCGGTGATCCAGCTCCTGCCCCGGGACATCAGCAGCCATCCGGGCGGCGAGATCTGGTTCGAGGACCGTCAGCCCGACGGGCGCATCGAGCGGGTGGACATGCTCAGGCTCTCCGAGGAGCGGCGCCGGCAGATCCGCGGCAGCCGCATCAGCATGATCTTCCAGGAGCCCATGACCTCGCTCAACCCGGTGTTCACCGTGGGCGACCAGATCGTCGAGGCCCTGCGGCTGCACCGTCCCGAGATGGGCGATGCCGAGGCCCGTGAGCGGGCCGTGGCGGCGCTCGCCCAGGTGCAGATCCCCAAGCCGGACGAACGTTTCCACGAGTTTCCCCATCGCCTCTCCGGCGGCCAGCGCCAGCGGGTGATGATCGCCATGGCCATGGCCTGCGAGCCGGACCTGCTCATCGCCGACGAGCCCACCACCGCCCTGGACGTGACCGTGCAGGCGGAGATCCTGCGCCTGATGCGCGAGCTGCAGGAGAAAAACGGCATGGGCATCCTGTTCATCACCCACGACTTCGGCGTGGTGGCGCAGATGGCCCGTCGCCTGGCGGTGATGAAGCTGGGCAAGATCGTGGAGACCGGCGAGGTGAAGAAGGTGCTCACCGAACCGCAGCATCCCTATACCCGACAGCTGATCGAGGCACTGCCCGAGAACCTGCGCAAGCGTCGTGCGTCGACGGTGATCGAGTCTCCTGCCACGGTTGAGCCGCCGCGGATCGCCGAGGCGCCCCTGGTGGATCTGAACGATGTGCGTATCCACTTCCCGGTGCGCAAGGGTCTGATGCGCCGGGTGGTGGATCACGTGCGCGCCGTGGACGGCGTGACGCTCAGCATCCCGCAGGGCCAGGTGC containing:
- a CDS encoding peptide-binding protein; the encoded protein is METRFAAKDLTLILGLVILGVMLILLMYQVDRQWSRMSEMQRAMQEQSDDLRRLRVALQSLETRVRSGVAVGAGEGDQLADVPPAFRRAQQAAAQPDFAPGDWLVQAFPTGLSTITPLVSADAYSREVQNYVLESLITRDPDTLEWQGLIARDWTISEDGLTITFRMRPDVNFSDGVPLTAHDVVFTWAFIMNEAIAAPRSRAYLEKLEKVEALDDHTVAFTFAEPYFNSLSLAGGLEIMPRHFYARFLDDPEAFNRSRGLLLGSGPYRLSDPEGWTPDQGLVELVRNPRYWGPVDPPFNRVLWRVIENDSARLTTFRNGEIDAYGARPREYQRLLEDEQLRSRTRHFEYMSPTAGYNYIGWNQERDGRATRFADPRVRQAMSHLTPIERIIDEIMLGYAEPAVSPFNPRSPQHDTSLEPYAFDIERATQLLHEAGYRSRNRDGILVDEQGRPFEFELVFFQDNEDTRRIVLFLRDIYARAGILLRPRPTEWSVMLDLLTRKDFDAITLGWTSGVETDIYQMFHSSQTVAGGDNFINYRNPELDRLIDQARAEVDEAARMALWQQVERILYEDQPYTFLMRRQTLAFIDQRLHNLQITNLGLNLGAVPVETYVPADMQRYTR
- a CDS encoding ABC transporter permease, translating into MTTYILRRLLLMFPTLLGITLVVFVVMAAAPGGISAQALVDGLNLEPQAKKALEDYYNRRYGLDQPAPVQYLRWLNNVSPVGFQIDETTGELGRFSFFKGSDLGMSFRYGRPVMDLIAERLPITLLLNVVSIPIIYVIAIAVGVHAATRRGSSFDVSSSVVMLGLWSVPTMLAGVLLIGFFASDQFWRWFPTAGISRREALDMPFLPHWGSLGEVLLLFLAVGLCAALLVWLSLRGTARLRMALLGALGAGAGVVMAGQVSEGFSATQVVLALLVGAAFAGIGWSGFQALRTVTMGLIGVILGILLVAQFFPGEFVRGFLLDRLWHLVLPVICLSYGGFAFLAKLTRSSVLENLLADYARTARAKGVSESDVLWKHVFRNSLLPLITVSATLLPSLLAGSVIVETIFSIDGMGKLAVEAVRGRDRELVLSVTLISGLLTLAGYLLADLCYAIVDPRVSYD
- a CDS encoding ABC transporter permease, giving the protein MTESLATAKPASLAPRRSYSAQVLREVFLRWGARVGLAWILVLVGVSVFAPFIATSHPLLLSEGGRLFSPALRHLTPADVTIMAVFLAAVAVLFWRVAFRKRLAVVLGVLALSATLSYSLITPPSLVIFEQYREAEAAGQYDWVWRAPIPYSPKDYLRDFGDTGLEAPLESAERRHWLGTEENGADVLSRMIHASRIALAIGFIATGIALGIGVIIGGLMGYFSGIVDIIGMRLVEIFEAIPTLFLLLTFVAFFGRSLYMMMIIIGITSWSGYARYVRAEFLKLRQQEYVQAAVACGLPLRSILFRHMLPNGAAPILVAASFGVASAILAEATLSFLGLGLVDDPSWGQMLNQAVQSSTFNWWMAAFPGGAIFLTVFAYNLVGESLRDALDPHLKKSI
- a CDS encoding ABC transporter ATP-binding protein, which translates into the protein MLLEVKNLQTHLRAGGETVKAVDDVSFHIERGETFCLVGESGSGKSVSALSVIQLLPRDISSHPGGEIWFEDRQPDGRIERVDMLRLSEERRRQIRGSRISMIFQEPMTSLNPVFTVGDQIVEALRLHRPEMGDAEARERAVAALAQVQIPKPDERFHEFPHRLSGGQRQRVMIAMAMACEPDLLIADEPTTALDVTVQAEILRLMRELQEKNGMGILFITHDFGVVAQMARRLAVMKLGKIVETGEVKKVLTEPQHPYTRQLIEALPENLRKRRASTVIESPATVEPPRIAEAPLVDLNDVRIHFPVRKGLMRRVVDHVRAVDGVTLSIPQGQVLALVGESGCGKTTLGRGILRLQDITSGSVRFEGEDISTLSPREMRPFRRRMQIIFQDPASSLNPRMTVAGALTEPMAVHGIGGSLEERLHLAQQVLDQVQLPADSLWRYPHEFSGGQRQRIGIARALVLNPSFIVCDEVTSALDVSVQAEILQILLALKAERGLTLLFITHNIGVVEYLADTMAVMYQGRVVEYGPTEQVSNRPRDDYTRKLLAAVPRLDLARISHRSDTGGRITA